GCAACGTGCCGGTGGTGCGGGAGTTCCTCGCCGACCTGGAGGCCGCGGCGGACGAGGCGCGGGGCGCGCGGGTGACCGACCGCTCCACGTCGTACGCCGGGACCGACTGAGCACGCGAAAGGGCCCGGGCGGCCGAAGCCGTCCCGGGCCCTCTGCTGGCTAGCGCAGGGCTAGCGCGTCAGGCGTTGACGCGGCGGCGCAGCGCGAAGCCGCCGGCGCCGAGACCCGCGGCGATCAGCGCGGCACCCAGGCCGAGCTCGAGGCCGAAGGGCTTGCCGGTCGAGGTGCTGGTGCCACCGGCGACGGTGCCGCCAGAGGTGGTGCCACCCGCAGTGGTCCCGCCGGTGGTCGTGCCACCCGTGGTGCTACCGCCGGTGGTGCTGCCACCGGTGCTGGCGGCCGCGAAGCTGATCGGGGCGCCACCGGTGTTGGTGGTGTTGGAGCCGGACGCCGGGCCGACCGCGATCAGGCACTGACCGCCGGCGGCGCAAGAGCCGTCACCGATGGTGCCGGTCTTGACCGTGAACGTGGCCGTGCCCGCGCCGGACGCGTCGGTCGTCAGCGGGACGACGTTGCCGAGGTCGCAGTGCACGGTGCCCGGGTCGGTCGCGGCCTTCGAGTTGCACTCGACGACGAAGAGCGACGAGCTGGCCGGGAAGCCGGTGGCGGACACCGAGACCTTCGAGCCGTTGCTGAGGCCGCTTGCCGGGCTGACCGTCACGCCCGGTGCCGCGAGGGCGGGGCCCGCGGTGAACATGAGGGCCACGACGGCGCCACCCACGGCCGCGGTCGAGCCGAGAATCCGACGCATTCACATCTCCTGGGGGTTGATGCCGCGAGCCCTGCGCTCGCGCCTAAGCCATCGTGCCGACGTCACAGCGGGACACCATCCCCCGGAAGGGCCATCTTCGGAAATGGCCCGCCCCGGTGCGATTGGTCCGACCCGTCCGTAGCCCCGGCAGTGGCTCCGTACGAGCCTGGTGTGACTGAAGTGGAATATGGCACAACGGATCATCGGTGCCAAGCGTTCCGGAACTTGAGTCCAGTCAGTCGTGCCAGGCGCGTACGCACCCGTCCGGGTAGGTCAGGGTTCGCACCGGTTTGGCCGGGTTCCCGCCCACCAGCGTGTCGTCGGGCACGTCCTTGGTGACGACCGAGCCCGCGGCGACGACGACCCGCGAACCGATCGTGACGCCCGGCAGGACGATCGCCCGCGCGCCGATCCAGGAGCCGTTGCCGATGCGCACCGGCTTGTTGACCAGGGGCCGGCCCTCGATGCCGTGACTGCTGGTGTCGGTCAGGTAGACCTCGTTGGCGATCGCCACGTCGTCGCCGACCACGACCTCCTCGACCGAGAACAGCACGACCCCGCTGTTGATGAAGACCCGGTCCCCCATGCGGATCCGGCCCCAACCGCTGATCATCGTGCGCCGGTAGACCGACCAGATCCGGAAGTCGTCACCGACGACCAGGTCGGTCGCCTCGACGTTCGGCCAGCCGTGCACGGTCGCGTTGGCGCCCACCGTGGCATGGCGAAGGTGCCAGTCGGCGTTGAGCCGACGGCGCTGATGCGCCCACCAGAACTGGCCGAGCGCGACCTGGTCCCGGACGGATCGGCGCACGGCGGAGCAGCGTACGGCGTGCGGGGCAGGACCTCAGCACCGGTAGCGGACAATTCGGGACCGCTGGCCGACCTACACTCCGCGCTGTGAGCCAGCCGCGCGCATCGGCGTCCACGCCGCGACGGCGGCTGCACGTCGACGAGCGCCGGCAGCTCATGATCGAGGCGGCCCAGCGGCTGTTCAGCACGCGAACCGTCGACGAGGTGTCCGTCGACGACATCGCCGGGGAGTCGGGCGCGTCGCGCGCCCTGCTCTA
This genomic interval from Mycobacteriales bacterium contains the following:
- a CDS encoding neocarzinostatin apoprotein domain-containing protein, with the protein product MRRILGSTAAVGGAVVALMFTAGPALAAPGVTVSPASGLSNGSKVSVSATGFPASSSLFVVECNSKAATDPGTVHCDLGNVVPLTTDASGAGTATFTVKTGTIGDGSCAAGGQCLIAVGPASGSNTTNTGGAPISFAAASTGGSTTGGSTTGGTTTGGTTAGGTTSGGTVAGGTSTSTGKPFGLELGLGAALIAAGLGAGGFALRRRVNA
- a CDS encoding acyltransferase, producing the protein MRRSVRDQVALGQFWWAHQRRRLNADWHLRHATVGANATVHGWPNVEATDLVVGDDFRIWSVYRRTMISGWGRIRMGDRVFINSGVVLFSVEEVVVGDDVAIANEVYLTDTSSHGIEGRPLVNKPVRIGNGSWIGARAIVLPGVTIGSRVVVAAGSVVTKDVPDDTLVGGNPAKPVRTLTYPDGCVRAWHD